Within the Candidatus Paceibacterota bacterium genome, the region CATCCTGGCCGCGAAGAAGACGGGTGAACTCATCCCGCTTTGTCATCCGCTGCCGCTGACGCATTGCGAGGTCAGCTTCGACATCCCCCGGACCCGCGACCGGATCGTCATCACCGCTGCCGCGAGGATTGCCGCGCAGACAGGCGTGGAGATGGAAGCCCTCACGGCCGTGAGCGTGGCGGCGCTCACGATCTACGACATGTGCAAGGCAGCGGACAAGACCATGCGCCTGACCAACGTGCGGCTGGTATCCAAAACCAAGCGCTGAACAAGATCCTCCGCATGGAGATTCAGACCGGTATCATCACCATCTCGGATAGGGCGGCCAAAGGGCTTTACGCCGATTTGAGCGGCCCGGCGCTGCGGACGGCAGCCGAAAGGCATGGCTGGAAGGTGGCCGCGCAATCGTTGGTGGCGGATGAGCCGCGGGAAATTCAGCGGGCGGTGCGGGAGCAGATCCGGCGGGGCTGCCGGCTCGTGCTGACCGCCGGCGGCACGGGCGTGGGACCGCGCGATGTGACCCCTGAGGCGGTGCGCGAAATCGCCAGGCGCGAGCTGCCCGGCTTTGGAGAAACGATGCGGCTGGAATCATTGAAGCTGACCCGGAACGCGATTCTGTCACGAAGCCTGGCGGTGGTGGTGGACCAGGCGTTGGTGATCTGCCTGCCCGGCAAGCCGCAGGCGGCGGTTGAGTGCCTGGGATTCGTCGCGGGTGCCATTCCACACTGCCTGGAAGTGTTGGGCGAAGCCCCGCCAGGCAAGCCGATTGTGTCCGGGGAATGGAAGCCGTAGCGGAGGAGCGGCGGCACAGTTGCAATGGCCGCACGCCAGCGCTGGCTTGCGTTGGGCTGGACTATGGCTCGTTAGTGAGGTCAGGCTACGGTGTGTATCCCATGGGGAGCGCTCCCCATGGGATACACACCGTAGCACCACCGCGTCAGCACCGTATCCCCCAGCCAAACACGCCGGGGTCAGCGGGGACTGGAAAGGGCAGGCAGGCAGCATCACTGTCCAAAAACTGGACAGTGCGCGAGGCTGGAGGTTGAGGTAGCCCATCCGGGTTTGGCGGTGGGCACTGATGACATTGTGTTACCTTTGCCTCGTCCATCCGGAAGGTGAGAGTAGAAATCCCCGTTGGCGCGTCCCGGCTATCCTTGATGAACCGAAATCAGAGCCCTCTCACGCAACGAAACCCGAAAGTGCCGGCAGCCCCCTCCGGGTCGTTGAGGCTGCGGTCGGCGCACCGAGCGACGTGGGCGTGGCTTTGCCAGCTGCCGCCCCGCAAGACACGGAAGCCGCCGACAGAGGCAGGGCCACGTGGATTATTGCTTGGCGAAGAGCTGTAGTAGCTGCTCGAATACCAATCCCAACACCACTCCCACACGTTCCCGGCCATGTCATACAACCCATACCCGTTGGGCGCAAAATAGCCCGCCGGACTGGTGTACGGGTCAACGTCATCATCAAACGTCGGATGATACTCCCGTGTAAGACTGGTGTCGTAGGGGTAGCCCGGGTAACTGAGGTAATTTGCCCAGGTGTGCTGGATGGTATCCGGATCGCTCCATGGAAAGCGGTGCCCGCTCACCCCGCCCCGCGCCGCCTTCTCCCACTCCGCCTCCGTCGGCAGCCGATATCCGTTTGCATTCCACTTGGGGTGAGGTGTGCCCGTCCCGGTCTTATACACCGTGCTCAACCCCGATTCGTTGTAGTAGCACGGCACAAGCCCCTCCTTCTGGCTCCGCGCATTGCACCACTTCGCGCAGTCCCGCCAACTCACCCGCTGCACCGGGTGAGTGGCCGCCTTGCCGGAACCAGCACATTCGTATGTGTACCCGTTTCCCGCGTTCCACGCCTTCACCTCGTCCCACAACGCCTTGGTCACTTCATACCGGTCCATGTAGAACGCGCTCACATACACCGTGTGCAACGGAAGCTCATCGGGATCACCCTCACCGCTGGCCATGCAGTTGCCCATGGGAAAGCTGCCGGCGGGGATGAGAACCATGCCGGGGGGAGGCGGCGCGATGCTCACCAACTCCTCCACGCGGTAAAACCGCTGCGAGACCGCCGCCGCGCCGGTGTCCACATATTCATACGGGCTTTCGCTCACCACCAGGTTCGTCAACACCTTCCACTGGGGCTGGCCCAAATTGGTGCAGCATTGAATCTGGTTGGTCAGGCCCAGGTCACTCTGAACGTCAAACCGCACCACGCCCGCCACCATGGTGAGGTTCGTGATGACCGGCGCTGCCCCCAGCGCCGCCAGCCCAGCCCCGAACGCCAGCGCGCACAGGCATAGGCTGATGGTTCGAGATGCGTTACTTATGCAGGTGTTCATGCTTGTTCCTTCCAGAAGTCGAGTGCGATCAGCCCGTTGCCCTGAGAGGCATCCGCCGCCCAGAGAGTTTGCCCGCCCATTCTTGAGCATTTGTAGCAGACGTTTTAGTATCCAGGCAATCGTAACCGCCAACGTCAGTTGGCGCATTCTCTTGCCGGAACGGAGATTAGCGCCAACTGACGTTGGTGGCTACATCTTCTTGAACCCGCCCGGCGCAGGAGTTCCCAACACTCAGGGCGCCTGGTCTGCGCCCGGGCAACAAAGGAACCTTTTGCCATGACCGGTGTTGCCAGGTAGAATCAGCTCATGGACCTGGAATCACTGATCAGCCTGGCGGCAGACAATGGCGCCAGCGACCTGCACCTGGAAGCGGGGCTGCCCCCGGCAATGCGGATTCGAGGCGAATTGCGGACGACTGGAGAGCCCCTGCCGGCAAACCATCTGGCGGAAATGGCCCGGGCTGTAACTGGCGAAGCGGAATGGCCGCGGTTCCTCGAGCAGCGGTCATACGACTGCTCGCGCAATATCGCCGGCTCGCGCTGCCGCCTCAACATCTTTATGACTTCACGCGGCGTCGGCTTTGCCATTCGGCTCCTGGCCGCTTTCACCGCCACCATCGAGAAGCTCAATCTGCATCCCGACTTCAAGAAGCTGGTCAGCGGCCACCACGGGCTGATCCTGGTCAGCGGCGCCACGGGTTCGGGCAAATCCTCAACCCTGGCGGCTTTGATTGAGCAGATCAACATGACCGAGACGCGTCACATTCTGACGATTGAAAGCCCCATTGAGTTTACCTTCCGCCCCCGCCGCGCCTACATCCGGCAGCGGGAGGTCGGCCGTGACACGCCCAGCTTCGAACAGGCGCTGATTGACTCTCTGCGCGAGGATCCCGATGTGTTGATGGTGGGCGAGATGCGCGACCCGGAAACGATGCGGCTTACGTTGAGCGCGGCGGAAACCGGACACCTGGTCATGGCCACCGTCCATTCCTCGACCTGCGCGGAGGCCCTGCAAAGAGTCGTTTCGGCCTTCCCGGCCGAAATCCAGAGCAGCGTGGCGGCGCAACTGGCGGATTGCATGCTCGCGGTCATTTCCCAGCGCCTGCACTTTCGGCCCGAGTTGAAGATCCGCGTGCCGGAATGCGAGATTCTGGTGCCAACGCACGCGGTGAAGAACTTCATCCGAAACCGCGATTTCTTCAAGATCTCCTCCTCCCTCGAAACAGGCGCCGAGCACGGCATGTGGACGCTGCAACGTTATCGCTCGTGGCTGGCCAGCCGGAAGAGCTGGTACATTCCCGGGCAAAGCCCCGAACCGGGCGATGGCGAGACGGCCGCGGCGACACCGGCCCCTGAGCGTCCTCCGGCCTTTCCCATCTCGCTCAAGCCGGCCAAAACCGAAGCCAAACATGGCTCCCGCTCGCACACCCCGGGCGCCAAATCCCCGGCGCGTATCGAGATTGAACCGGGCGACAGCGAGTTTGGCAAAATCCTGAAGCGGCCGGGGGAGCAATAGCCATGGTGTTCAAGCGGCGTGACGAGCTGATTCACTCCGTGATCTGCGCGGTCTGCGCCTCCTTGCTGGCGGCGACAGCCGCCGGGGGCTGTGTCTCCAGGAGCAAGGCCAAGCTCCAGGCGCGGGAAGCGTTCCTCGCGGGCCAACAGGAGGCCATTGCCAGAATGCAGCAAAACCAGGGGCCGACGGTCACGATCGTTGGCGAGGTGCGGAACCGCGTCGTCCCCTGGACTGAGGGCCTGACGCTGACGCAAGCCCTGCTGGCCGCCGATTACTACGGCGCGTCCGACCCGGCGCAAGTCATCATCGTGCGCAACGGCATCGGGAAGCGCTACGATCCAAGACAGGTGCTTGAGGGATTGGAAATCGGCTTGCAGCCGGGGGATATCGTGCAGCTCCTGTCGCAATCCTCGACACCCGGGCCGTAGGCCGGCGATCACTTTTCGCGTGCCCTTCGGCTGCGGCTGATTTATAGGTTGACGCCATGACCGAGCCTGAACCGCTTCAGCAAGTTGATCGTACCTGCATACGCTATCGCCGACGCAAACTCGCTTACTTCTCCGGCTGCGACTACTTCCGCCTCGCCAGCCATCCGCGCGTGGCCGCCGCCTTGCGGCAGGGATTGAAGAAGTACGGCTTGAACGTGGCGGCCTCACGGATGACCACCGGCAACCACATCCTGTACGGCGAATTGGAGCGCGAGCTCGCCGCTTTCTTCGCCGCGGAAAG harbors:
- the moaC gene encoding cyclic pyranopterin monophosphate synthase MoaC — protein: MKTLTHIDARGEASMVDVSAKPVMLREAVARGEVRLQRATLQLIESQTIAKGNVLAAARLAGILAAKKTGELIPLCHPLPLTHCEVSFDIPRTRDRIVITAAARIAAQTGVEMEALTAVSVAALTIYDMCKAADKTMRLTNVRLVSKTKR
- a CDS encoding MogA/MoaB family molybdenum cofactor biosynthesis protein codes for the protein MEIQTGIITISDRAAKGLYADLSGPALRTAAERHGWKVAAQSLVADEPREIQRAVREQIRRGCRLVLTAGGTGVGPRDVTPEAVREIARRELPGFGETMRLESLKLTRNAILSRSLAVVVDQALVICLPGKPQAAVECLGFVAGAIPHCLEVLGEAPPGKPIVSGEWKP
- a CDS encoding formylglycine-generating enzyme family protein, whose amino-acid sequence is MNTCISNASRTISLCLCALAFGAGLAALGAAPVITNLTMVAGVVRFDVQSDLGLTNQIQCCTNLGQPQWKVLTNLVVSESPYEYVDTGAAAVSQRFYRVEELVSIAPPPPGMVLIPAGSFPMGNCMASGEGDPDELPLHTVYVSAFYMDRYEVTKALWDEVKAWNAGNGYTYECAGSGKAATHPVQRVSWRDCAKWCNARSQKEGLVPCYYNESGLSTVYKTGTGTPHPKWNANGYRLPTEAEWEKAARGGVSGHRFPWSDPDTIQHTWANYLSYPGYPYDTSLTREYHPTFDDDVDPYTSPAGYFAPNGYGLYDMAGNVWEWCWDWYSSSYYSSSPSNNPRGPASVGGFRVLRGGSWQSHAHVARCADRSLNDPEGAAGTFGFRCVRGL
- a CDS encoding PilT/PilU family type 4a pilus ATPase, producing MDLESLISLAADNGASDLHLEAGLPPAMRIRGELRTTGEPLPANHLAEMARAVTGEAEWPRFLEQRSYDCSRNIAGSRCRLNIFMTSRGVGFAIRLLAAFTATIEKLNLHPDFKKLVSGHHGLILVSGATGSGKSSTLAALIEQINMTETRHILTIESPIEFTFRPRRAYIRQREVGRDTPSFEQALIDSLREDPDVLMVGEMRDPETMRLTLSAAETGHLVMATVHSSTCAEALQRVVSAFPAEIQSSVAAQLADCMLAVISQRLHFRPELKIRVPECEILVPTHAVKNFIRNRDFFKISSSLETGAEHGMWTLQRYRSWLASRKSWYIPGQSPEPGDGETAAATPAPERPPAFPISLKPAKTEAKHGSRSHTPGAKSPARIEIEPGDSEFGKILKRPGEQ